One Natronomonas gomsonensis genomic window, AAAGGCCTTGCCAGGATCAGAACACTGTTCTCTTCGAACCTGGGGTTGCTGGGTTGGCTTGTGCTGGCCTCAATACTGTTTTTTGATCATCAAACTGCTATCGAGACTGCGGTGGAAACCGGGTCGGTGAGGCCTATCGTGGTCTCTTACGGTACCAGTCTTGGGAACAGTATCGACACGTTCATCGGTGCTTTGCGGCAGGTTCCGCAGTCATCGGGTATGGAGTACGCGGGTTTGCTGTGGGATGGTGTTAGTTCGGCGGCTTCTGTTCTATGGTAGTTTAAGGCGTTTTATCATGTCAGTGCTTGGCTTACTGGTGACAACGTTCCTCCGTTCTATTTGCTGGGGATCGCGGGCTTGGTTTATTTCCTTCTCGTGTTTGCGGTGACGGGTTGGATCCCGGACACTGGGACGTTGGAGGCCTTGTCGAATGTTCCAGAGTTGTTTGATCTGGGCAGGGTGAATCCTTTGAGTGATCCGGGGAATGCGACGAATGTGACGAACTCGACCGGTGTTGACGCGGTCAATTCGACTGTTAAGTGAAAAAATACCTGTTCCTTTATAAGTAGTTATCAATATATTTACCGGTAGTGGGAAGCACCGGTGAGACAGATCTCGGCATAGAAGAACTGGACGAAGAACAGTTCTCCGAGAAAGACGTCCGAGAGAAAACCAACGGCCAGAAAGTAGTAACCGTCTCCGCCGGCTGCGATATCGAAGCGGGAGAAGAAGCCGTAGTCATCCGCTCATCCCTGTTCAACGAACTACGCGAGGTACTCGATATATGAAGTCAAAGAAGACTCTGCTGGCAGTACTTTCACTCATTCTCTTTGTAGCATCGACAGCAGCAACTCACAATGGAGCTACCGAGATAGAACCTCTCAACAAGACAGTTCTCGACACTAACTCCTCGATCAACGATTCCAATATCTCACAAAACTCGTTCCCATTCGGATTAGAAACAGAGAGTGATACTCTTACTTCCAACGTTTCCCTTGACTTCCCGCCACAGAACTACACTGGTGAAGTCGTCCTCGAGAACAACTACAGTCACAGCTACACGGTAGACCTTCAGAGATCCGTGGACTGGAGCCTCAACAAGGACGAGATAAATGAGACCGTCAATGTAGGGACTTCAGGCAGGTTCACAGACCAGTCTATAACACTTCGAGGAAATACAGATACGGACATCTCAACGGAGATCTCCGGAAACGTCTCACAGTACCTCGACGTCACTGAGGAGACCACGGTCTTCCCTGGTGTAGACAGCAGGATCGTTCTCTCCTACCAAGTACCTCGAACTACTGAATACGGGAACTACACAGGAGTACTGAACCTGACCGATGAATACGGGAACCACGAGGAAGTCCCTCTCAACTTCCAGTTCAAGGACAACATCACCCCTGAGATAGAGTCGGTGGACGCTCCGAGTTTCGACGCTGGATTCCCCAACGAGTTTACTGTACAGGCCTCAGACAACATCGGTGTAGAGGCAGTTAACGCTCAAATTCTGGAGACAGTAGTGGACAACGGGACTGAGGAAAACCGGTCTGTAGAACAACTGGACTTCGCCCATCAGAATAACACTGATCGTTGGACGGCAACACCGCCGGGTGAAGAAAACGGGACGTACTACGTCGACGGCACGGTCGTCGACGAAGCTGGAAACACAGCCAATTTCTCGTCTGAATACACGGTAAGGCCTCTGGACGCCGTCAATATGGACTCTGGTTCTATCGAGTTGAATAATTATCGTGTGGAGACAGAGATTTCCGAAAAGTTCGGTGAGATCAATCGCTCCACAAGAATGAACGTTGAACTTGAGTCGTTCAGCCAGCCACTGCAGAGTCCTAACGAGACATGGACTCTGGCTGTACTCACTGATTCCGGGAAGCAGTTCCTCCGGGAGGAAGGATCTACGGTCACGGTGAACGGGCCGACAGATCTTGACTTATTCGTGTACAGTAACGTGGCGGAGAGATTCAACGGTGAGCTGAGCTTCGATCCTGAAGGTGAGCATGTCCCGGTGGAGAACAAGACGTTCAGTGGCAGCTACCTTGACTGTCCTGTCCCGGAGGAGAAGACAGTAGGTGTGTTTAACAAGACGATCAAGTTTACTCCGACGAATAGCGATAACTGCGGCGATGCTGCGTTGAATGTCTCGTACCAGATCTTGATGGAGAACGTGGACAGTATGGACGAGATCGGGGATAGCATGGGCCTCTACTTCCCCAGAGAAGTAGAGGAAGATATCGATCAGACTTGGAAGCAGAGACTCGATGATAAGCAAGAGCAGCTCGAAGAAGCCCGGCAGAACGCCTCATCTGAAGATTTCTGGGGCGATGTTGCTAAGGGCCTACTGGCCCTGACAGTACTGGCTTTGGTTTGGGAGAAGAGAGAAGCTGACTCTTGGCACCACGTTCATCTCAAGGATACAAAATCGTTTAGAGAAAAAATGCGGCTTTCCGATGATGACGATAAGGAAGGCGGCGTACTATGATTTGAGGTATAATCTATACTATGGCGAAAGAAGGCTTTGTAGTCGATAAATTCCATGGCGAGTACTTCGGAGGTCTCGTCAAATTCAAAGACTCGGAGGATTATCCGAGTCGTGTAAACCCCGTAGTAAAACTGCTAAACACACATCCCACAGATCTGTTGAAGAGGTCGAAAAAGAAGGAGTTTCCGTACGCCTTGGATCCAGAGAAAAACATCCGGAGGATCGAAGGGAAGGGTGATTTCCCGATTATCATCTTGGAGCCGACCGGCGACATCCCGGATCTCACCAAAGAAGAATACGAGAGTACGATCGGTTACCAGGAAAATGATTCAGAGAAAGAGGAAGCTGAGAAATGGCGTGAGAAGTACGAGGATAAGGAGAAAGAGTTAGAGTCCGTTAGGAAAGAGAAGGACCGGCTTCTCAAGGAAAAGAAAAGAAGGGAAGAGCGTGAGCAGGCCTCGAAGAGCTCCGGTTCAAGCGGCGTGACCTGTTCGAACTGCGACGAGACAAATCCTCAAAGCGCTTGGGAGGACAACAACGGATACTGCCCAAGCTGCGATGATGTAACTCTCGATGAGGTCAAGGGGTGATGTTCAGTGGCTAACTTGATCAACGACGATGCTTTTGACAAGTTGGAGCAGGAGATGGTGCAGAACCAGGAGCTGAGCCGTGCTGTTGAAAGCCTGAAAGATGATATTGAGGGCGAGATCGACCAGGACAAAACCATCGGTCAGTACAACCTGGAAAGAGAACTGGATAGTAGGGAGAGAACGATTGATTCTGCATTAAGCAGTGCCCTCGCAAAGGCGAATAACGTCAAAGGCAATTCTGAGGATCTCCAGGACCGAACTGAGGAAGATGATTTTGAGCGGAATATGCGGCGGGATGCTGTCGATAGTGATGATATGGAAGAGGCCTTAGATATCATCGAGGAGTACGAGCAGTTGGTGGCCCGGCTTACTCTTGTCCTGAAGATCTACCGTGATGACCGTCAGCTGCTTCGTGGCGGAATTGATATTCAGCAGCAGCGGGCGAACGAGTCTGAGGTCATGGATATGTTGAAGAACATGACCGAGGCCCAGCAGGAGCAGTTCAAAAGCATGGCTAATGAGATGAGTGATGAGCTCAGTCAGAGGCTTGAGAGAATGATTGATGATAAGATGGAGGCCTCCGAGCAGCAGAAGGAGTTGATGGAGCAGATGCAGGAGACTGCACAGGAGTTGAAAGAAGCTCGTGAAACTCCGGTAGAAGTAGTTCATCAAGGACAGTCAGAGGAAAACACCGGGGATCAGGACAGCACTCAATCTTCTTCGGATAGTTCCGAAACCGAGTCCAGTAAGAATGGTACAGGTAGCAGCAGCGAAGAAGAGGATCATCCTGATCTCACCGAGATTCAGACCGAGCTCTACAATCTGGTTCAGGACAATCCGGACGAGGATGTGGAATGGTACGCAGATCAAATGGATCAAGAGCCGCGGCTGCTGAAGATGTGGAAGTCCAAAATCCAGAAGGTAGAGGGTTACGAGGACTTCAGTCTCGAATAAACTATTGGAGGTGAAGAATCAGATTTCACTAGAGATAAGAAAATTCCGGGATAATAAGAAAAATGAGGATGTTACCGTCGAGGATGTCTCGAAGAGTAGTTTCAACAGTATAGAGGAGATCGCCTATACCGACGGGAGTTACCGTAGGCATCGTTACAAGGTGTACGGATATCCTCCGGGGTCGAAACCTGTTCAGGGCCGGTACAAGGGCTTTTCCACGAGGTACTCAGGGTCTTTTGAGGAAGCTCCTGTCGATGCTTTCGGAAGGGAAGATGGTGAAATAGTGGTTAATAAGGAGGAACTGGTTCACCAGCTGGTCCAGGAGTATGGTGAGGGCCAGTTCTATGTCTACAAATTCGGCGGCAATCCTGAGCAGGAAACCCTGTTCAAGGGTTTTGTAGAGGTGGTATCATGATAGAGTTCGCTGAACATCACTTGCTGATCGCACTTGCAGCAATGATCGTCATCCAGGCCCTGACCGTAGTGAACGGTAGAAAGTTTGGAGGCGTCATCATGGGTTTCATCGTGGGTACGTTGATCGGTGCGTCAACCTTCTGGATCGTCCTGATATTCTTACCTCAGGTGATTTAACACAGTGAGATGGACCGATGTCAGAAACTATGGAGTAGTAGTGATTCTTCTAATCATCGGTAACTCGTTTTTAGAGATTATTCCTTGGGTTCCGCACTTTGCAGGCCTCATGGCGTTGCTCGTCGGAACATTCGTTTACTACAAGATGGGCGGTTCTGGATGGGATTTCACGCTGGACAATGTGGGATCGGCTTCGGGAGACTCTGAGTTGGAGGTGCAGGTGGAACCCGAAGAAGCACCACGAAAATTGAATCAGAAGGTCAGAGATCATCCTGCACGGAAGGAAATCACGATTGACCGGACCAATAGGGACAGCAGTGAATACAGCGATGTAGCCCGCGAAGTCACGATCAACGGCAAAGAGAAACTATTCTGGGGTGTTATCGCAAGGCCTCGAGACTCTAAATACAGCGAGAAGATGCGGTACATCTACAATCTGACCGACGACCGGATTTACAAGTACGATGGCGATATCCCGAGTGTCGAGGGACGGCTTGACCCGTTCTACGGCTACACATGGCTCACAAAGCGAGGAGTTAACGCCAAACGGGATTCTGCAAGCGGCGGAAGGAACCAGATCATCTTGGACCAACGTGACTCCGATAAATCATCAAGGCCTAGAAACGGGTCTGGAGGTGAGAGTCAGCAGTGAGTGTTCTCGGTCCGTTATGGGATATCGGGGATGACTACCATCGTAACCGTTTGAAAGAGGTTGAAGAAGAAACTGAAGTCGACTACAGCAACGGGATCCCGGTTGCTCGGAACGTTGAGACGGGAGAGCTCATCCGCATCAAGTTCAACGATACTACGAGAATAGCTGCCTTCGGTGCTTCAGGTTCTGGGAAAACGGTAGGTGCGAAAGCGATCCTCTCCCGGATCTACGACCACGGCTGGAACGTGATGCACTTCTCGGATGTGAAGCACGATTTCCAAGATATCTCCTATAAGGGAGGCGTCAGTAAGGAGTTGATCAGGAAGACAGCAGGTCTTGTTCCTGGAGAAGAACCTCACAGTGTTCCACGGAAGATCTTCCAGCCGTGGTTTTTGGCCGACGAATATCCAAAAGGCAAGCCCAGTTACGTAGAGCAGTTCACACTCGGGTTTGAGGATATCGAGGAATCTGATTTCAAGTCTCTCGTCGATCCTACATCTGAAGCTCAGAAACAGACATTGAATAACTTGATTTCAGGCCTTGATTTGGAGGACGAGACGTTCTCCACTATCAAGTCGGAACTGGATCACTTGGAGATTGAGTATTCTGGAGGTGACGCATTGAAAGGTGCTCTAAAACGGAGCATTGAATCACTTCAGAATGATAACATCCTCAGCTCCAGGCTCAGGAAAGATCCGTTCCGGTATGTTAGTTCTTGGAGGTGCCATACCTGTGATGAGTATGTTTTCCCGGACAAGAAGGGCGGCCATGAAGGACACAATTTAGAGGAGAGACGGGCTGTTCTTTCCCTAGGGTTGGAGAATTACGATAGGTATACGCCTGATGAGAAGGAGAAATTCCAGTTCTATGTTGCCTCGATGATGGATAACTTCATACAGGCCTTGCGCCAGGACCGGATTCAAGGACCTTACGTGGTTTTCTGTGATGAGTACCATGAGGTGGTTCCTCGTGATGAAGAGTCACCGGTTAAGGATAAGTTCCAGAGGATCCTCGATGTCTCCGGAAGACAGAACGATATTGCGACTTTGATTTCTACGCAGAGGCCTTCGCAGGTTCCAATGCCTGGAAAGAAGTCGCGGTTCGACTTTATCGGAGATTTGGATCATATCTTCATCTCCGAAAATCTGAACGCAGAGGAGTGGAGCGAGGCATTGAATGCCTTCAACTTTTACAATCCGTCGCACCAGCAGAAATGGAAGGACAAGATCTCGTCGATGGATACCCACCAGTTCCTATATGTGAACCCGAACAAGCACGACAGCGTGGAGGACTGCCCTGTAGTGGAGTTTCTAAGTCCTCTTTGGAGCCACACTGGATGAGGCCTCTTGTTTTTTAAGTAGTAACTTTCAATTCGTGGATAGGAGGCTCGTTTTTCCATGGCACAGAAATACAGAGTAAAAGCTGGGTGTGAGGAATGCGGTAATATCTGGAAGACCCAGGCGAAGAGTGATCGTTCAACGCCTAACGAGTGTCCTGAATGCGGCAGTACGAAAACCTACAGTATCGATAGTTGGCCGGTGAATACGTAACGTGCTTGATGCCTTGGTAGAGTGGGCGTTCTGGAATGCGAATATCGTTGTGATCGCAGCGTATCTGGCAGCAATAGGTTTAAGCTGGAAGCGTATTCCGGCGACTGTACCTTTCCTGCCAGGTCTGTACGTTACAGGAGCGATGTTTCTGGGTGCTTCGCTGTTTTACTTTTTCGCAGTTCCGGACCCAAGCACACCGGTAGAACGGCTGCTTCGGCAGATCGGGGATGCAGTATTTTTCGGTATTGCAGTACTCGGTGTCAGAGAAGCGGTGAAGATTAAAAGAGGGTGATACAAGATTAGGACGACACGAAAAGGATACTCAGGACTTCAAATCTTAGGGGTAGTAGCAGTACTTGTTGCAGGAGCTTTTGCTGTTTCTAATTTCGTAGATCCCGGCCAGTTGAACGTCGTAGATACGGATGATGGTTGCTGGCGTCCAGCTCCACCGCTTGATAACAATACTTTCAGCTCAGAAAATGAGTTGAGAGATTACGCTTCACAGAACGATATCGACATTCCCGGGAATATCTCGTTCAAAACCATCAATGACACTCTGTACCAGGAGTGCAACAGGATAGGTGGTAGCAGTGGGTAAGAAGCTGAAGGCCTCGATTGTAGCAGTATTCTTCTTATCTTTGGTTGCTTCGAGTGCTGCTTCTGTGGACTCTGTTGATACTATTACTTTTGAAGAGGGCAGTCAGAAACTGCATATCGGCTATACTTCCAGTTTTACAACTGATAAGATCAACGTGTACCTTGGTGAGGACGATATCGAGTCTGAAACAGGTGCCGTAGCAGAGGACCCGATCTCATTCAGTGTCTCTAATCAGGAGACCTACGCAAAGTACCCGACTCAGGATACAGGTCTTGAATCGATCACTGGTTGGGACGCAGTAAAGACTACTGTAGGTTCGAAACAGGAAGTCTGGGATTGGGTTACGACGAACTGTGCTGATGTGGATGATGCCGGAGAGACCACGATTGACGGGTATGGTACGACTGGTGCTGATGCTGTAGCAAACAAGTGGTTCAATTACTATTCTTACAGCTACAGTTATGATCTGTACTGCTGGCAGAGAAACGACTACTATGGGAATGTGGCTGATATCGGTTCTCCTGATGAGATCTTCCGGACAGAGTGGAGGCTGCAGTCCGGAGACAAGAATCCGCAGACGGCTGTGATCACGAACGGTGTTGGCGGTGCAGGAAGAACTTCTAACCTTGGTAGACACGCAACAATCCGCTGGGATGGAAGCCTGAAAACCGGTGAGAATCCTCCTCCGGTCGATGATGAACTAGCTCTCCATAGCAATAACTACGAAAATGGTTGGAGAGTGATAAGTGAGGATAGATATGATGAATATACAGACTGGGTTCAATTAAAGGCCTATGAGAAACTTGAGACATGGGCCTCAAGTGATGTGCAAGATTTCACTGAAGACAATATAGAGAACGAAATGAATAATAAGGCTGAGCAGGCTGCTTCGGAGTTCACTGAGTCACCGTTATCTGATTCAGAGGTCCTGGACTCGAGCTTCCAAGACGGTGTATTCAAAGTGGATATGGCCCGTACCAATCAGTACCCGGAATTTGATATAGAGATAGATGCTGGTCAGCAGGCCTATGCCTCCGTGTACAGGCCTGTTGGGAAACCTGAGATTGTCGGTACTTCTGGTGCTGAGTTCGGTGAACTCGGTCAGGGGACATTCTCCGTCCAGGTTAAGAATGCTGGACAGGATGAAGGCAGTTTCTCGGCCCGTATCGATTCCTGTGGTGACTATTTCAGCGGGAACAGTTTACAGAATACTAAGGAGGTCTCTCCGGGTGAGACTGCGTCGTTTGATTTCCGGGTTTCGTTTACTTCGACGAGCTTGACTCAGAGCGAGTTCTCTGACCAATGCAGGGTAGTTGTGGAGGATACTGGTAGTGGTGAAGAGGTATCGGCCAGTGTCTCTGTCACGGCGACTCAGGAGGACGAGTGTACACAGGGAGATGAGACGAAGCGTGAGGAAGAAGTCAACGGTGAAATGGTGGATACCATCTACAGCTGTACTAACGGCCTGAAGCTTGAACAAGACGAGGTCTGTGATGTAGATGAGGAAGCACGGTACATTGACGACGATGTTCAGTGGGAATGTCGTGATAAGGATTCTCCTCCAGGAACCGGCGGCGGTGGCTGGACTGTTCCAGGCCTTGGATGGCAGGTAGATAATCCGTTCGGAGGCCTACAATCTATTTGGAGCGGGAACGCTGGTGCATTGACGTATGCACAGCTCCTGCTGTCCTTCATAGGGTTTCTCGGAGGATTTGCTCTTGGAGGGGTGTTCATCGGTAAGTACGTTGACGGGCTTACAACCGAGTTTATCCCAGTCGGTGATTCGGCTGTAAGACTTGGGTTAGGCCTGATAATCGGCGGACTAGTGTTCGTGACCGTGTACCAGTTTGTGACGGATCCTCTTGGCTTCCTGCTCACCGTGTTAGGCCTGATTGGGATCGGTTATCTGTACATCAATGGGAGTACTCCGGATATCACCTTGTAGCAGGAACTCCGGTTTCTTTGCCCTTGTTTTAAAAGTAGTAGTTGTTATACCGTTTATAGAAATGTATCCTTTTTTCCAAAACCGGTTAAAGGCAGGCGGGGACCAATACAGGGCCTTGCTTGGAGAGGGTTTTGACCTTCGCTATTCGGATCTGCCCAGGAATGGTAGAAAGAACACACTTGGTGTTCGATGGCTTGGAGCCGGCCAGTTGAGAACAGGTGTGAATAATATACGCCTGGCAGCGGCGACTCCGATAGCATTTCTAAATTCTTTGGGTCGAAGTCCTATGCTTCAGCAGGTTCAGTCCCTTGCTTGACCCAATCTCATGGAGGTGACAAATTAAATATGGATGCAAAAACAGGAGTAGCACTTAGTCTCGCAGTAGCAGTGATCGTGGCTGTAGGAGCCGGTACCAACGGCTTCGGAATGCTGAACGTAACCGGTGGTGACAACGGTGGAGATGATACTCAACCAGCTCCCTCTGGCGACACAGTCTCAGTCAACGACTGGGGTGTAGATGGTGAAGTAACCCTTCCACTTGATGTATCGTCAGCAGAAGTGTACAAGTTCGAACCTGGTGTAGATGTCCCGGATGTTGGTGATTACGACGACTTCTCGATCAGTGATGCAACAAGCGGTCTTCAGGCCGGAGTTGACTATGAAGTCGTGGAGATCAGCAACGGAGACACAGCGACTTTAAGCGAGGTACAGCACAATGATCAGCCGTACCAGTTCGTCCTAGTGGACAACAGCGATCCAAGAGAGTACCACTACAGTTTCTGGCAGGAATCAATGCCTGAGGAAGTAGGAACGGCATTTGCCGAAGCTGGAAAGACGATCAACCTGGACGACAACGCCAACTTTGATCAGTGGGCAACGTATGGAACAGACTCTGCTGGTTACAAACTTTCTGACAGTAAGTACTTCAGCGCTGGAAGCGATCTAACCATTGAGAGCAACGGTTCTAAGACAGTGACACTGGAGAGATCTGTCGAAGTAACACAGGGAGTTGCCTACCTCGGAGACGTCGAAGTCACGGGCTTCAACGATGGTGAAGGAATTTCCGAAGTCGATATCTCAGTGATGGTCGATGGAAAAGAAGTCTACAGTGACAGTCTGAAGGACGGTTCCACAGGACCTCTATCAGATGAGACCTCAGTCAGAAACGCTCTCACGAACAGTGACGCAGATCTAAGCATGGATCCACAGATGGCAAGTGATACTGTGGAGATCCAGGTCGAAGTTACTGGAGAGTTCGACACTGACGAGAATGTCGACGGCGACGGCCAGATCGGGCCTGGTGAGTCGATCATCAGCCTGAACGCTTACGACATCTTCGACAACGCAGTCGGAGATGGATCTGCAGTCTCTTTCCAGGGGTAACTCTGGATGAGCTGTAGGTTTATTGGCCCAAGTAAAAGGCCTCACTTCCCCCCTTTTCCCTTTTCTTTTTAATTACTATATGAGTTCACTTGTGTTCATATCTATCTCCGATTTGTCTAATACCTGATGTTTTATAACTAGTTCTGAATAATTTCTCCTTGTAGCAGTGAGTCTTCCTGACTTAAAATATGTAGCTGTAGCATTGTTCGCACTACTGGGTTTAGGCCTGATTTCGTTCTCTCAGTTTTCTCTCTCCACTGTTTCTGGTCAAAGTACTGTAGATCTGACCTCGAATAGTGACTGGACGGGATACAGTAGTTTCTATGAAAGTGCTGAGATCTATGGATATTCTATTTCTATGGAGAATATGGGGAACTACGGTGGAAACACAGCCAATGTAGCAAAGTTGAATTTTGATGGAGAGAGCATAATGTTAGATGCGGGAGAGAACTATATAGAGGACGGTATTAAGATATCAAATGTTCGTGGCACCGGACAATGGATGTCTGGTAGTTGTGAATGTTACTTGGCCATCAG contains:
- a CDS encoding helicase HerA domain-containing protein encodes the protein MSVLGPLWDIGDDYHRNRLKEVEEETEVDYSNGIPVARNVETGELIRIKFNDTTRIAAFGASGSGKTVGAKAILSRIYDHGWNVMHFSDVKHDFQDISYKGGVSKELIRKTAGLVPGEEPHSVPRKIFQPWFLADEYPKGKPSYVEQFTLGFEDIEESDFKSLVDPTSEAQKQTLNNLISGLDLEDETFSTIKSELDHLEIEYSGGDALKGALKRSIESLQNDNILSSRLRKDPFRYVSSWRCHTCDEYVFPDKKGGHEGHNLEERRAVLSLGLENYDRYTPDEKEKFQFYVASMMDNFIQALRQDRIQGPYVVFCDEYHEVVPRDEESPVKDKFQRILDVSGRQNDIATLISTQRPSQVPMPGKKSRFDFIGDLDHIFISENLNAEEWSEALNAFNFYNPSHQQKWKDKISSMDTHQFLYVNPNKHDSVEDCPVVEFLSPLWSHTG
- a CDS encoding HAP2/GCS1 family protein produces the protein MGKKLKASIVAVFFLSLVASSAASVDSVDTITFEEGSQKLHIGYTSSFTTDKINVYLGEDDIESETGAVAEDPISFSVSNQETYAKYPTQDTGLESITGWDAVKTTVGSKQEVWDWVTTNCADVDDAGETTIDGYGTTGADAVANKWFNYYSYSYSYDLYCWQRNDYYGNVADIGSPDEIFRTEWRLQSGDKNPQTAVITNGVGGAGRTSNLGRHATIRWDGSLKTGENPPPVDDELALHSNNYENGWRVISEDRYDEYTDWVQLKAYEKLETWASSDVQDFTEDNIENEMNNKAEQAASEFTESPLSDSEVLDSSFQDGVFKVDMARTNQYPEFDIEIDAGQQAYASVYRPVGKPEIVGTSGAEFGELGQGTFSVQVKNAGQDEGSFSARIDSCGDYFSGNSLQNTKEVSPGETASFDFRVSFTSTSLTQSEFSDQCRVVVEDTGSGEEVSASVSVTATQEDECTQGDETKREEEVNGEMVDTIYSCTNGLKLEQDEVCDVDEEARYIDDDVQWECRDKDSPPGTGGGGWTVPGLGWQVDNPFGGLQSIWSGNAGALTYAQLLLSFIGFLGGFALGGVFIGKYVDGLTTEFIPVGDSAVRLGLGLIIGGLVFVTVYQFVTDPLGFLLTVLGLIGIGYLYINGSTPDITL